One window of the Xiphophorus hellerii strain 12219 chromosome 15, Xiphophorus_hellerii-4.1, whole genome shotgun sequence genome contains the following:
- the LOC116734215 gene encoding uncharacterized protein LOC116734215, whose amino-acid sequence MVVYCWVKGCKSRGDKKVKRSFHYIPKVRTTEGEQTLRLSIERRRVWLANIRRKEQPSSTSRICSDHFISGRPADLYDRSNPDWAPTLKLTKEETPEEIELRRRLSEANLKRYQRAKYRSHRKNQINAATALLDHHYAQGANVTASPLPGSASKLPGPISDLHFVKTWIVIPHERIVASNDDCIKGEVVKTRAETINQSDDDDDDDDDDDDDDDSIIEVIID is encoded by the exons ATGGTGGTGTATTGTTGGGTTAAAGGGTGTAAAAGCAGAGGCGACAAAAAAGTGAAGAGGAGTTTTCACTACATCCCCAAAGTCAGAACAACAGAAGGTGAGCAAACTTTGCGACTTAGCATCGAGCGTCGACGAGTGTGGCTAGCTAATATCCGGAGGAAAGAGCAACCTTCCAGTACATCACGGATTTGCTCCGATCACTTTATTAGCG GCAGACCTGCAGACTTGTACGACAGATCCAACCCAGATTGGGCCCCTACCTTGAAGCTGACCAAAGAAGAAACTCCCGAGGAAATTGAACTAAGAAGGAGACTCTCTGAAGCCAATTTGAAAAG ATATCAAAGAGCGAAGTACCGATCTCACAGAAAGAACCAGATTAATGCAGCCACTGCCTTGCTGGATCATCACTATGCGCAGGGAGCAAACGTCACTGCATCACCACTTCCTGGTTCAGCTTCAAAGCTTCCCGGTCCTATCTCAGATCTTCATTTTGTCAAAACATGGATAGTAATTCCTCATGAACGAATAGTAGCTTCCAATGATGATTGTATAAAGGGAGAGGTAGTGAAGAcaagggctgaaacaattaatcagagtgatgatgatgatgatgatgatgatgatgatgatgatgatgatgactcGATTATTGAAGTAATCATTGACTAA
- the LOC116734690 gene encoding syndecan-2-like, translating into MRLSLTVSVVLALGLILPERASLYGPPEDWEGSGYDLDGSGSGNDSEQEGTNNNPDPDIVPNPVNGNTNSAKSSSVLNVGISHRHDVDAATELIVISNSNSLLENKEIVAAAIAGGLAGATIGVLLSVILIYKWRKKHKEEHIQNKASNEEYHKPTREVAFI; encoded by the exons ATGCGGTTATCCCTGACGGTGTCCGTGGTTTTAGCACTGGGATTAATCCTTCCTGAACGGGCGTCG CTTTATGGACCTCCAGAGGACTGGGAGGGATCTGGATATGACCtggatggttctggttctggaaatgATTCAGAACAAG AGGGGACCAACAACAATCCTGACCCAGATATTGTACCAAACCCTGTAAATGGAAACACAAATTCTGCCAAA aGCTCTTCAGTGCTGAATGTGGGGATATCACACAGGCATGACGTAGATGCTGCAACAGAATTGATTGTTATCTCAAACAGCAACAGCTTACTGGAAAACAAAGAGATCGTTGCAG CTGCCATTGCAGGGGGACTAGCTGGAGCAACAATAGGAGTTCTGCTATCAGTGATCCTGATTTACAAATGgaggaagaaacacaaagaagaacaTATTCAGAACAAGGCTTCAAATGAAGAATATCACAAACCCACTCGGGAAGTAGCTTTTATTTAA